The Myxococcales bacterium DNA window GCGGCGCTGGTCACCGCGTTCGCCCGCGCCGACCGCGCCCTGGTCGCGCGCGCGCTCGAGGCCGCCGGCGCGATCACGCCGGTCGATGGCTGCGCCGATCTCGCGCGCCTGATGGCGCCGATCCCGCCGCCGACCGACGGCGCCGTCCGCGCCCGCGTCGACGCCGCGCGCGATCAGCTCGCCGGGGCGACCGGCCTGGGCCGCGCCGGTCGCTACGCCGACGGCCTCGCCCGCGCGACCGCCGCGGCCACCGCCGCCCAGGCCACCGGCTACGCGCCGGTGATCGCCGAGGCGCTGTTCCGGCGCGGCCAGCTCGAGGGCGCGGTCGGGCGCAACCAGGACGCGATCACCACGCTCGAACAGGCGGTCACCGCGGGCGCGGCCGCCCATGACGACGCGCTGGTCGCGCGCAGCTGGACCGCCCTGGTCGAGATCGTCGGGCACCGGCTCGCGCGCCACGACGACGGCTTGCTGCTGGCGCGGGCGGCCGAGGCCGCGGTGATCCGCGCCGGCGACGATCCGCTGCTGCGCGCGGACCTCCACCAGATGCGCGGGCTGGTGCGGCGCGGCCAGGCCCGCTACGCCGACGCCCAGGACGAGTTCGCGCAGGCGCTCGCGCTGCGGCGCGGCGCCCTGCCCGCCGACGATCCCCAGGTGGCCCAGGCGATCCACGACGTGGCCGAGCTCGAGCGCATGCAGGGCGCGCTCGACCTTGCCCGCGTCCACCACGAGGAGGCCCTGGCCGCCCGTGAGCGCGCGCTTGGCGCCGACCACCCGCTGGTCGCGGTCTCCCACGTGAACCTCGGCCACGTCCACTACGCCCTGGGCGAGCTCGCGCCGGCGCGGCGCCACTACCAGGCCGCGCTGGCGATCATCGAGCGCTCGCTGCCGCCCGAGCACGTCGAGCGAGGCAACGCGCTCATGTCGCTGGGCGCGGTCGCGCTGGCCGAGGGCGACGACGCCCAGGCCGTGGCCAGCTTCACGCAGGCCGGCGCGATCTACCGCGCCGCGCTGGGCGAGCAGCACCCGCTGCTCGCGATGGTCGAGAACAACCTCGGCGACGCCGCCCGGCGCGGCGGCGACCTGGCCGGCGCCCGCGCGCACCTCGAGCGGGCGCTCGCGATCCGACAGGCCAACGGCGGCAGCGACGAACGCGGCATCGCGACCGTGCTGTCCAACCTCGGCGACATCCTGCGGCTGTCCGGAGACCGGACCGGGGCCCGGGCCCGCTACCAGGAGTCGCGCGCGCTGTTCGAGCGCATCCTCGGGCCGGACGGCGACATGGTCGCGTACCCGCTGATGGGGCTGGCGCAGCTCGATCTCGCGCGCGACCCGGCCGCGGCGGTCGCCTGGCTCGAGCGCGCGCTGGCGATCCGCGAGGCGTCCGCGTCGGCGCCGTACGAGCTGGCCGAGACCCGCGACCTGCTGGCGCGCGCGCTGTGGCGCGCGCAGCCCACCGCCCGGGCGCGGGCCCGGACCCTGGCCGACGCGGCGATCACCGACTACGCGCGCAGCGACGGCGGCGACGAGATCGCGGCGCTGCGGGCCT harbors:
- a CDS encoding serine/threonine protein kinase — its product is MLLDVVGAGAMAVVYAAYDRELDRKIALKVLREGGADAPRDAERTARLRREAQAMARLAHPNVLPVHDVGTVGDRVYLTAELVAGSTLAAWLGAGRDWRAIVGVFVQAGRGLAAAHAAGVAHRDVKPSNILVGDDGRVRVADFGLARTAALAQGDERDERDERDERNERDERDGARDGARDGARDGARAGDRDGARAGDRDDARAGDRDSHDNVAAPGRAVAIDPSGGLDPASTRTGQLIGTPAYMAPEQLAAVSTGDARSDQYGFCVALFEALDGRRPYLATTVPDLLAAMTGPVPRLRAAVPATIERRLRRTLERGLAHAPADRYPDMTALVDELEATLRPRRRRWALIAAAPVAALALVLVVGRGAPASAACHVDAELATVWHPDARTALAAAFAASGHPDGAAIAQRTIARLDGYAAGWIAMRADACRATHVRRTQSAAALDLRTRCLDDRRAELAALVTAFARADRALVARALEAAGAITPVDGCADLARLMAPIPPPTDGAVRARVDAARDQLAGATGLGRAGRYADGLARATAAATAAQATGYAPVIAEALFRRGQLEGAVGRNQDAITTLEQAVTAGAAAHDDALVARSWTALVEIVGHRLARHDDGLLLARAAEAAVIRAGDDPLLRADLHQMRGLVRRGQARYADAQDEFAQALALRRGALPADDPQVAQAIHDVAELERMQGALDLARVHHEEALAARERALGADHPLVAVSHVNLGHVHYALGELAPARRHYQAALAIIERSLPPEHVERGNALMSLGAVALAEGDDAQAVASFTQAGAIYRAALGEQHPLLAMVENNLGDAARRGGDLAGARAHLERALAIRQANGGSDERGIATVLSNLGDILRLSGDRTGARARYQESRALFERILGPDGDMVAYPLMGLAQLDLARDPAAAVAWLERALAIREASASAPYELAETRDLLARALWRAQPTARARARTLADAAITDYARSDGGDEIAALRAWLAAPSAPRVARPVR